AAGAAATGTTTGGCGATTAAATCAAATTACTCAAATAATAGATAATGAAATTTATGTCAAAGGCGATCCAGCTATTTCGGATTTAGCAACTTTAAATAGGTTCCCAACTTTAGTAGAAGCTAATCTTATAAATATAAATGGATCAAAAATAGGAGTCATTGCAGATTTTTTATTTGAAATGAAAACGGGAAAAATTAAATATTACTTAGTTTCTAGATCTAGTCCTAAGATTCCAGGTTCTAGTAGATGGAAATTAACTATTGATAATATCAGTGATCAACAACCGGGATTGGTATTCTGTGAAATTAATTCTTTAGATGATTTATCTTTAATAAAATCAAGTATTAAAAATGAATTTATGCAAAAAGGGAAAAAAATTTTTGATAGATTTGATGATATGAAAAATATTGCTTCTAATAGATTAGAGGAATGGCTTGAAGAAGATGAAGATATTAGCCAAAACTTAGATTTTAAACAAAAAAGTTTTTATAATAATGACAGAACATCTATACCGTTTAGTGAAAAAAAAGAAGATGACCCTTGGATATAAATAATGATAAATCAAGAAAATAATGATCTATATGATCTTAATGAAGCACTACAAGTTGAAAATTTAACACTTAATGATTACGAAGAAATTTGCAAAAGATTAAAGAGAAAGCCTAATAGAACTGAATTGGGCATGTTTGGCGTTATGTGGTCCGAACATTGTTGTTATAGAAATTCAAAACCTTTACTATCTAAGTTT
This region of Prochlorococcus sp. MIT 0604 genomic DNA includes:
- a CDS encoding PRC-barrel domain-containing protein yields the protein MKLPREILLSELLNYSVKGNMVLNYGNGENVWMHPPVHRILGWYSRPSNFDLKRNVWRLNQITQIIDNEIYVKGDPAISDLATLNRFPTLVEANLININGSKIGVIADFLFEMKTGKIKYYLVSRSSPKIPGSSRWKLTIDNISDQQPGLVFCEINSLDDLSLIKSSIKNEFMQKGKKIFDRFDDMKNIASNRLEEWLEEDEDISQNLDFKQKSFYNNDRTSIPFSEKKEDDPWI